gaacaatttttttatattattttatttcttctaaaattattcatCGACAAACTTGTTTACACAATTCTTAGTCTCTTAAAATTTATCTGtgtaattatcttaaaattcatTGATATAATTTCCTTATgataattcttataaaattaaatgatttatcatttttgaaagtcaaaatatgatattttgttttttttttttcagttctCAATCTAAACTTAAACTACTCATATAGCAGTTAATTACACAGTTTTAATTATAGCCGTTAAacgtttcaaaatattataacaatatatatatatatatatatatatatatatatatatatattatatacgcGGTTTGCTAATTTGTGtatgtctgtttttcagttggtacattttagcaatgtgtaccgggtttcagtagacaaaaatacccttatatcatgaattctaagtttgaaggttaagggtattttaataattttcattctcaaaataaaaaaaataaaaaaagaaaccccctaaacccttacccacctctctcattcctctcaacctttttttctttcatctctttcactccaactttttctctgtcatccatactctagccccaattgaaaaaaaaatcagaaacacttgccttattttaataattttcattctcaaaactaaaaaaagaaatcctaaacccttactcacatcttttattcctctcaatcctttctccttcatcactctcactcaaacattttctctgtcatctctgccctagccccaactaaaaaaacactcattattaaacaatttactttaaagagttgagtcattgacatattcaccttacaaatcaaaatctctttaatttcattatcttgacTATACATATTATTGCCAGACGGgcaaacaaaacaaatcaaaatacaataaaattctcaactataaaatcaaacaataaaaattctaaatcttgaaattttatttaaaattatataaagaaaaaattaggtgctttaatttttttatttatgtaagtatttttttctctaaccattttatttaataatgagtgtttttttagttagaggtagtgcagagatgacagagaagatttttgagtgagagagatgaaggagaaaNGGTTGAGAGAAATGAAGGatgtgagtaagggtttgagttttttttttagttttgagaatgaaaattattaaaataagataaatgtttatgatttttttcaattggggttagagtagggatgacagaaaaaaagttggagtgaaagagatgaaagaaaaaggattgagaagaatgagagaggtggataagggtttgggaggttttttttttttttttttttaattttgagaatgaaaattattaaaatacccttaaccttaaaacttaaaattcattatataagggtatttttgtctactgaaacccggtacacattgctaaaatgtaccaactgaaaaacaggagtacacaagttagcaaacccatatatatatatatatatatatatatatatatatatatatatatatataaattaaagtctATAATTGAAAGTTTAAGTTATACTAGTCAAcgcttaaaaatattataataaaattttcttattccTTAAAAAGGCTAATATTAACATTTTGATagtgaaataattatattacgTGATATGTTGAATTACTAAAATCATCATTTATCTCTTCTCCTTGTTAATTAGACAAATATCCCAGAGACATTAACCAAATAATTTGTAAGAGACGATTTCAATTggaattcattaaaaaaaaacacaatggGATATACAATCATATATCAAATACTGTTTTTaacaaaaacttttttcttacatgaatataaaaaaattgaggtaACAATGACTGCAAATATTTTAAGCCAAAGTGATACTGACTTTGGACTGTAGAAAGTTGTCAATGAATTAATGTGGCGTTCAGTTGGAGCCAACTAACAGTGCTTCTCGACAAAAACCATGTCCCGTGCCTGTGAAAATACCATTGTTGTGCGTCCTCTTTCTTTACTCTGCGTCTACCCTTTTCATTTCTTAAGCTGAAAAATGGAATCTTGGTTTGTAATCCTGCGTGTATGTGTGTGCAGGTGGGGTGTGGAGCGGTGTCGGTGGATTTGTTGGCTATTGTAGCAGCATATCCAAAACCAGATGAAAAAATCAGAACCACTTCCTTCAAGGTCTTTTCGGTTTTCTTTTCATCTAATCTTGTTATGATAATCAATACTTATAGcatctctttcttctttggAGTTGAATATGTGTGTTGTTTGTGTAGGTTCAAGGAGGTGGCAATACAGGCAATGCCTTAACCTGCGCCTCTCGCTTAGGACTCAAACCAAGAATAATTTCCAAGGTTTTTATCTATAACACACACATACAGTGGACAtgtcctctttttttttttttttcatttttgtattatGCTGTTTCATTTCCATAAGGTTGCCGATGATACTCAAGGCAGGGAATTATTACGTGAGCTAGAAGCTGATGGGGTAGATACATCCTTCATGGCTGTAATTTTCTCACACtttcaatcttctctttttccttttttgcaTTATAGTGGCTTAATATTGTTGGATTCGCTCAgtaataacaagaaaaatacaagaacTAAATTATAGCGGAAAAGTTTCTGGACTAAGAGAACAAATATCAGCACACCACCGTACTCCTCGTAAGAGTATAGCAtgtctttatatataaaactaacaATAATAGAAAACCCATTAAACAGTATACGGTCAAATTAAACTTAACACTGTTAGATGTTCTCTGAACAATATATCACACtttcaatcttctctttttttcttttatagcaTTGTAGTGGTCTAATATGATTGTGTCTTTTCACATGCGATTTTTTGAGTGtagatgttgattgtttaacATGTATTAACATTTTACTTCTTTTAGAGTTTTGACCACACTGTTCACTCAATAGTAAAGAATGTAATGAAAAGAAGGagtgtgtttttttgtttatcGCTTGCTGTTAGATATTGTCTGCGTTGAATTTGCTATCATTGCTATAGCAGCCACTCTGTGATCCGAAAACTTCTTGCAGTTGCTTTTTTCATCCATTCACACAATCGGTATCTCAATCATTGGATGGAAGGTCGGACGACTAATACTTTAGCTCACAAAAAGAACTTAGCTTTTGAAATATGAGCTGTGCGGTTTTCATCCACTAGTTAATATGGCTGACTGTGTGAGTGTATGGAAAAGCTGACTGCACCAAATCTGATTCCTTCTGCAATCTGCTGCACCAATATAGACTTTTTTGAAGCTTATTGCACAGAGCTACTATATGGAATTGACTGCGTCTCTGTGatcttaaatttgtaaacaCTCTGATCAAAGTTTACTGTTTAGCCCctttctttttgtgtttgtttttatatataattttcatgtaTATATTGTTGTTCACTTATTGctgtcattattattttatctatttatagtGCTTGTTCGTATGCACACAGGTTTCTCTGGAGGGCACTTCACCATTTACGTATGTCATTGTGGACAGCCAAACGTAATGATCATTGACTTATCGTTCCTCTTACTTTTATTAACTCCCCCTTCCTAGAAGATATTCTCATGAAATACACTAAACATGTctatattttcatttgttatATGAAAATCACTTGACATGAGGTTCCTGCTCTGGTTGTTTCGTTATAGTTGTTTAGCCCTTACATTTAGCTatgttttccttttccttttcagtATTGTGGTCCATGAATTTTTCTATAATACAGCTAGTTCTTTACACTCTCCTGTGGGAAGTTTAATTCATAGTTAGTATCCCATGCATACATGGTTTAATCATATTCACTGTCTCCATTGAGTAATATAATGAGTCAAATTTCAGAAGTAAAGTGAAATCAGTTAGGTGGAATAGATTCTGGCGACAATCTTTTGCTTATTGAGCATAAAAGTAGTGGACACTGCAGTATAattaaaacgaaaatgaaacgAGCTAAACCTCCTAACCCATACTTCCCTATTTATTTCCCCTTTATTCGTTTGTTTATCAACTTGCATACCAAGACTGTTGTTTTACACTGCTGTCAGTGCATGCATGAGAAGGAAAAATACGTTATCCTTAGCAAGGATAAAACATAATGGTTCATAATAGTAAGGTCTTCAAGCAGTTGCTGATAATgagaaattatatttgtaacttGACTAATTTCTATTCTATTTTTTCAGTAAGTCCCGTACTTGTATTCACACCCCAGGATATCCACCAATGAAGCCAGTTGATCTTCCCAAGTCAAGTTTGTTAACTGCATTGAATGGGgcaaaaattgtttattttgatggaAGATTGCATGAAACGGCTCTAGTTGTTGCACATGAggttattacttttataatttatttgatgcGTGTTGTGAAATCTATGTCTAATCATCACCATATTTAGAAGTTGAAGTTTCTAATCCCCCATTCTCtcgaaaataaataaaataaaagaaagaaggtGAAGCATGAAAAACTTTCTGTTTTGAATTCAGTGAAAAAATCAACTttgaacttttaataatatattattaaaattgtacCAATCATTATATCACTAATGGTTGAACATGATTTAACAACAGCTTAAATGGTGGAAAAATTTATAAGGGTGAAAACGCTGCAAGGGATAATAGATTTTTGCAAGTCCATCGATTGATATAACATGCTTTGCTGTTTTTCAACTGTGTTGTATGTTGAAATATCCACTTAATGTCTCTTAGTTTGTTTTCTTCCGATAAAGGAGGTTCAGAATGAAAGAGAGAATCATCTGATGGGAAATAAACAAATTCTCATATTTTCCAGTGCAGGCAATTAAGAAGAATATACCTATCTTAATGGACGCAGAAAGGCTGAGAGAAGGGTTGGATGATATCCTGAAATTAGCAGATTATGTCGTGTGCGCTGCACAGTTTCCACAGGTATGTGCATTGTTTTCTCTGGAAGTGATATACTGTAAGAATGTGCAATATAGAGGTCTCCCATGAACCTTGTATTTGATGTTCAGAAATGAATTGATGTTAATACGCTGCCTATTCATTTTACTGGTCTAtcaataaatgtgtttttagcCGAGTCAACTCGGTCTAAGCATCCCACCTCTTTGAGTTGTTCTAAAGTagttttgtgtatttttataTGGATATGTTCTTGCATATGCCATGTTTTCCTTAATCGTATTTTCCTTTTTGTGAAGATGAGGGATATCGCCTTCTGTACCATGGATAGATGCATGTTCGTTTTCTACTTGTTTTAACTAGTATAGTATTGGATAAATTTCTGTCCCTTACTTTTGCTGAAACCCTCATTTCCTCTTAAGCATCACTGTACACATCTGATGTACCTTTCTCTTATGACAGGCATGGACAGAGGCATCAACAGTTCCTAAAGCATTAGTTTGTATGCTTTTAAGGTTGTCCAACATCAAATTTGTGATTGTAACTTTGGGAAAAGATGGTTGCATAATGCTCGAGAGAAGTTTTAATGGTACATTCccatttcttccattttttttattttcttttaatgttagGTTTTCAGGTGTGGAGGGTGTTGAAAAGGTTATCTTGAAGAAACTGGTCTTATGCCAGCACTGGACAGAATTAGAATGTTTACATTGCATATTAAGtgtatgttgtttttcttttaatttaaacaagttCACACTTACTAtgatagtgtttttttttttttttttttttttctgaaagagGGTCCTTCCACTGAAGAAATGGATGTTGACCAATTACTGGAATCCCTGGAGATTAGAAAGAACAGAAGCTCGCACATCCCAACCTGCATATCATCAGTATTCACAATGAAACTTTAAACACTTTTTCTCTGCTTTGGCATTAGTATTACTGATTTGAAATCCAGTTTGCAAATAATGCAGCAGATGCTAGAAACTATTTCTATTACCGGTGTATGTTTTCTTTGGATAGTAATAAGGTCCTCATGGGTGTCTTAGGCCCTTTAGCACAAACAGACCCCTTTTTTCAATAAACTAATCTTATAATGACCTGTGTAACtcattatttgtttctttatggtactaaaaaagaaaagtctATTTTGGTTAAAATATAGACGGTAATGATCTAGCAAAATTGGAAAGGCATTCAAATGATACCAGTAAAACCTTTGCACAAAAAGTCGGTCCTTTTATCAGCCCTGCATTCCATTTGCTAATATTTGACATGTATTCTGAAATTTTTAACAGCTAAGGTGATCGTTTCAGAAAATTGTACATCATATGTTAGGattccaagtgtgagtctaagttcCATATTaggtagaaatgagaaaatagaaCACCATATGAAGTTGAAGATCCATTAACTCATTGTCTTAAGATTTTGGAtagagtggtgtcaatcccttatatGGTTTGGTTCAAATCTCATTAGTgttatatattaacatttatttttccttgttaTGGTCTTTGTTTTAGTATATCAACCAGTTACAATTATAACTGTTTTACtgagttatataatttttttctccaagCCAAATAGTCAACTACCTAAACTGATGAATGAGTGTATGCCTAAGAGCAAAATCATTTCTCTGGATTAGTTGTGATATAGTCAATCACTTGAAACTATGGAAGGGGTTGTAAGTTGTAACTAAACATCATATGCTTATTTGCATTTGCTAAACTTTTTGTTTATATCTTTCTTTTCCATTTACTTCCAGTCAGTGACAAAATTGCACGCAGAAGGTATAGGAACAGTTTGTGGTAAGTTATACGTTGGAACAGCTGAGTATGTACCTCCATCAGAGCTTATTGATACAACTGGTGCTGGAGATGCATTTATTGGATCTGTTCTCTATGGTAATTTACCAaatttattctatatattttcCTCGTTTCCTCCAAAGGGACACATGCAAATTTTATACTTGCCATTCTTGCTACATCCTTTACATTTAGATAGTAACTTGTCAGTCTTTCACAaatgtgttgtttttttattgatttcagcGATCTGTGCGAACTTCACGGCAGAGAAAATGCTGTGTTTTGCTGCTACTGTGGTAAATACTCACACactcaagtaatatataattaatagaaaCGGATAGTGCATTCCTGTTTTGTAACAATGGAATGATGGGTTCAGTTTAGTGCAAGAGGCTTATGTATTCATTTTGATGGTAATTACAGGCAGCTTCTAAGTGCAGAGCTATAGGAGCAAGAACTGGTCTCCCTTACCACACAGATCCACGCCTGGCATCCTTCATGAACTAGCATTCTTTACCACTGAAGTGAGCCATATGGTTTAGAATAAAGTTTTTGGTCAGAAGAAGTGATGCAATATTGGACATTTCTGCTGCATTCTTCTTTGTTtcctcaaatattaattttgaatgcaAAGCCAACTTTAACAACACCCTTTTTTGGGGTGCACAAAATTTACTCCCTGCTTATGCCTATGCaccttaattaatttcttcacGAAGCTTATGGGTCAGATATATAGAAAAAGGAAGGACCGACCTTCGTTAAACAAGtgaatttaataatttgatagaactctttaatgataaaagttggaaaaaaaataactatataagaaaaagaaagtttagttatatagaagaaaaagtaaaaacatcgccgttgccggggatcgAACCCGGGTCACCCGCGTGACAGGCGGGAATACTTACCACTATACTACAACGAccttgatatttattttttacttttgattaattttaaaacgaAGATATGatgaaaggaaacaaaatatcCTCACAGTTTTGCACAGCTACGAGTCACCTTCTTACTGAACTCAAACTCAATAGCTTCTCTCTGTTGCGATGATGGCGTGCATGTCGAAGCTGTTCGGCGTAACCAGTGGCAGTGTCCTTCATAATCTCGACTCACATCTTCGCTTCCAGCGCCGtttcaatttaatcaaaatGTCTTCCGACGCGCTTCCTCCTCTTCCCGAAAATCGCGTCGTCGTGCGTTGTTTTGTCCATCACATAGTATCTCTGTATATAAATACATTGGTTTGTTACGTATATTTGATGTACAGGTCGGGTACGGAATGACGGCGGTGGATTTCTTGGCTACGGTGGACCGATTTCCGAACCCCGACGATAAGGTCCGAAGCAGTTCGCTAAAGGTTGAAGGAGGCGGGAATGCCGGTAATGCGCTCACTTGCGCGGCTCGGCTCGGCTTGAAACCGAAGCTGATCTCCAAGATTGCCGACGATGCGCACGGCTTCGCTATATTGAAGGAGTTGGAAGCCGATGGCGTCGATACTAACTTCATTGTTGTAAGATCAATCTTCTTTACTAGTTTCTTCTTTGCTTCTGCCGCATGCGAGCAAGTAATACTGTTTTTCCTGTTTCTACAAGGCGTGCAGTTTGTTAAGTCGCTAATGTTTTATCTTcgtattaataataatgataaaatccCCTGAGCACGAAGATCAATTAACACATTGCATGGCTTTAGCATAGTTAATGGTTCTGAATTTGAGTCTTGGTGAGTAGCTAGGTCATATACTAGGTGAGAGAgttttgttgtttattgttttatatgttCACAAATTCATTTTGATCTATGTATGGAAAATCATTACATTTTAGGAATTGATCTTAGTGTTCATACTTGACATCGTATTTCTTTTATTCAGTACCTGAAAACATTTACACTTAATTGTAGTCTGTGTataaaacagaaagaaagaaaaattctatGTTTTAATTCCTACATTTGGTGTATAAAAGAACATTCtttgttgaatttttaatttaaccgcAATGATTGGACCTTGTTCTGTATTATTGTAAAATTGTCTGTTGAAGAAGAATTGTGATGCTTAACTGTTTGCAATTTTAACCAAATTAGTTCTCGTGCATTGAATtgagtttcttttcctttatttttcagGTATCCAAGGGTGGTAGCTCAACGTTTTCTTATGTACTAGTGGATAACCAAACGTAAGAGTTGCTTTTGGATGTTTTTCCCGACTTTTTTTGCATgattaacatttattttgctATCTTTAACAATATGAAGAAACATGCTGCTTTAAGGCATGAAATGGTATATGATGATCtcaggaaaagattttcagaaaaaaatagtCTCATGACCTGATAGCTGGACTCAAGGGTATTTTAGCCATTTCCTCCCTTGTTCATTGTGTTCTGAACATGATATTATGCATAAAGGTTTATTAGTTTGTTAATATTATGATAAAGACTTGCGCTGTTTTAAATTACTTGTGCAAGTGCTGATTAAGTAATTTTCACTACCGCCCTGTGTGAAATGCATTTCAATTTGTTTATCACATCATGACTATTACTAGTGACTATTGGTTTTAGAACGGCTGCCACAATACTggaagtatattttttattcactgAACTTCTTGTatcctttattttcaattattatttattttgcagAATTAAGTCTGTGTGATTAAGCTTATgctttaaaatagaaaattagaaACATGTGCTTACAGTTGAGGTAATTTGCCTAGGATTTctctataatttaatttgttaataaattataagtaataATTCCAGAAAAACTCGCACCAGTATCTACACCCCTGGAGATCCTCCAATGATGGTAGATGACCTACCCCAGTCAACATTATTATCTGCATTTGATGGAGCAAGATTAGTTTATTTTGATGGAATGTTTCCCGAAACTGCTCTATTTGTTGCACAAGAGgtaatcattttctttttctttcttacagTTTTTTCATGATTGCAGGACAAGTATTTTAGCCATGCATACTGGTAAGTGATAAATTACTTTTGGTTGTCAGTTGATGCATCCCCTGTGAGGGGTTTGGTTTTTCTtggaagtttttatttttacccaACTTGGTGAATGGTCATTATAATATTGGGATGTAAAAATACTTTATGTGCTTAGTCTGCCTGAATCTGATCTGCCCCAGGTGCTAGGGAAGGTGTGATTTTTTGATGGAGTCATTTTCAACATCAGACCTTcgctttctttttaaataaagaaacactTGTTAAATTAATAGATGTGTAAAAGTAGTAGCTCTTGAAACCAAGCCcaaaaataagttaaatcaTAGAATCACACCTTTTAAAGCTTAAACAAATGAATCGTAGTCTTAGTCAGTGGATTTTCAATTGCAGGCAGCTCGTAATAATATTCCTATTTTAGTTGAGGCAGAATCACCAAGGGAAGGGTTGGATGAGCTCATGAAGCTAGCTGACTTTGTTGTATGCTCTTCCAGATTTCCACAGGTAGTGTAAATATGAGGAACTTATTCCTCATCTTTAATCAACTTATCTTTTGGGTTAGATGCATTTTGAATTAGTTTGAACTACGCGTGTTTGGATTCACTAGGATTTTGACAGTGCCTAGAATATGTTTCACTTCtcaacttaaaaaagaaaaggagatatCTCTATTTGAAGGCCGTAGTTTGAAAATACATTTCATTGTGTTTTCAAAATGTTCCTCTTCTCAATCATCAGCTCCCAAAAAACAAATATTCTATTTACATATACTTTAAAATTCGTTTTTATGCTATGATTAGCTTTAATTGCTTTAACCTTGGCTGCTCCTCTAATTATGTAAATGATGTGTCCGTATGCTTCTACTTTTGCTTGTAGTTTATTTAGgatttgtttgtattttgtGTCAGGCTTGGACGCAAGCACCATCTATCCCGAGTGCACTGGTTGCCATGCTTTTAAGATTTCCAAATATCAACTTTGTAATTGTGACTTTGGGTGAAGATGGTTGTCTAATGTTAGAAAGAAGTGATGATGGTAAAGGCACTACTGGCCTTCCAATTTAACTTCTTGAAGGATACCATAATGCTCATAAGTTATTGCGTTACATTGCACTTTTTTCCTTTAAGAAGCATATGCAACTTACAAGTCTAATACTCTTTTTGGCAGAGGATGCTGACATAGAAGAAATGGATGTAGAGAGTTTCTTAGAATTCTTATATAAAGGGAAAGGTGATAGATTGACTATCCCAACCTGCATACCATTGGTAAAGTATTGTTTAGCCTAAACTTCtacaagttttattttaacGTGAAGatatattatacaattttgCATTGAGTATACAAATATACATTTATGTTCTTCTGATAAGAAGAAATTTACTgtattgaagagaaaaaaattaccaagagaaaggaaaatcatgggtGGTATAAAAACGATTTGTGGTATTTCACAACCCAGAGTGTGTAAATCAAACATGCATGATTTATCGTAGcatataaaatcatgtaaaagCAAGCATTAGAATAGAACCATGGGCTTATTTATCTGTCTTACGATAaatgatagaaataaaaaatagcgATTTCGAAATTTTGAGGGataaac
The sequence above is drawn from the Vigna radiata var. radiata cultivar VC1973A chromosome 3, Vradiata_ver6, whole genome shotgun sequence genome and encodes:
- the LOC106757106 gene encoding ribokinase-like isoform X1, with amino-acid sequence MSRACENTIVVGCGAVSVDLLAIVAAYPKPDEKIRTTSFKVQGGGNTGNALTCASRLGLKPRIISKVADDTQGRELLRELEADGVDTSFMAVSLEGTSPFTYVIVDSQTKSRTCIHTPGYPPMKPVDLPKSSLLTALNGAKIVYFDGRLHETALVVAHEAIKKNIPILMDAERLREGLDDILKLADYVVCAAQFPQAWTEASTVPKALVCMLLRLSNIKFVIVTLGKDGCIMLERSFNEGPSTEEMDVDQLLESLEIRKNRSSHIPTCISSSVTKLHAEGIGTVCGKLYVGTAEYVPPSELIDTTGAGDAFIGSVLYAICANFTAEKMLCFAATVAASKCRAIGARTGLPYHTDPRLASFMN
- the LOC106757792 gene encoding ribokinase, whose protein sequence is MMACMSKLFGVTSGSVLHNLDSHLRFQRRFNLIKMSSDALPPLPENRVVVGYGMTAVDFLATVDRFPNPDDKVRSSSLKVEGGGNAGNALTCAARLGLKPKLISKIADDAHGFAILKELEADGVDTNFIVVSKGGSSTFSYVLVDNQTKTRTSIYTPGDPPMMVDDLPQSTLLSAFDGARLVYFDGMFPETALFVAQEAARNNIPILVEAESPREGLDELMKLADFVVCSSRFPQAWTQAPSIPSALVAMLLRFPNINFVIVTLGEDGCLMLERSDDEDADIEEMDVESFLEFLYKGKGDRLTIPTCIPLEVKKFRADGIGTICGRFYIGTAENIPDSELVDTTGAGDAFIGAIMYAICANMVPEKMLPLAAQVAATKCRALGARSGLPHRLDPRLASFL
- the LOC106757106 gene encoding ribokinase-like isoform X2 produces the protein MSRACENTIVVGCGAVSVDLLAIVAAYPKPDEKIRTTSFKVQGGGNTGNALTCASRLGLKPRIISKVADDTQGRELLRELEADGVSLEGTSPFTYVIVDSQTKSRTCIHTPGYPPMKPVDLPKSSLLTALNGAKIVYFDGRLHETALVVAHEAIKKNIPILMDAERLREGLDDILKLADYVVCAAQFPQAWTEASTVPKALVCMLLRLSNIKFVIVTLGKDGCIMLERSFNEGPSTEEMDVDQLLESLEIRKNRSSHIPTCISSSVTKLHAEGIGTVCGKLYVGTAEYVPPSELIDTTGAGDAFIGSVLYAICANFTAEKMLCFAATVAASKCRAIGARTGLPYHTDPRLASFMN